The Polymorphobacter megasporae genome window below encodes:
- the gap gene encoding type I glyceraldehyde-3-phosphate dehydrogenase: MTKVAINGFGRIGRLVMRAILARAAEGADIEIVAINDLADINTNALLLKRDSTHGTYAGTVTVDGSDLIVDGKRIRVTAERDPAKLPHAELGVDIALECTGLFTDAEKARLHLTAGAKKVLISAPGKGVDLTVVYGVNHKLLEAGHTVVSNASCTTNCLAPIVKVMHEAIGIERGLMLTIHSYTNDQALLDQMHKDPRRARAAAVSMIPTSTGAAKTVGEVIPELKGKLDGISIRVPTPNVSLVDFTFTPSRDTTIEEVNAALKAASETADFKGILNYSIEPLVSRDYNGDPASSTIDSLETTVLDKKLVRVVSWYDNEWGFSNRMVDTTLLMGSLV; this comes from the coding sequence ATGACCAAGGTAGCGATCAACGGCTTCGGCCGGATCGGACGGCTCGTGATGCGCGCAATCCTCGCGCGCGCCGCCGAGGGTGCCGACATCGAGATCGTCGCGATCAACGACCTCGCCGACATCAACACCAACGCGCTGCTGCTCAAGCGCGATTCGACCCACGGCACCTATGCCGGCACCGTCACTGTCGATGGCTCCGACCTGATCGTTGACGGCAAGCGCATCCGCGTCACCGCCGAGCGCGACCCCGCCAAACTTCCGCACGCCGAACTCGGCGTCGACATCGCGCTCGAGTGCACCGGGCTGTTCACCGACGCCGAGAAGGCGCGGCTGCACCTGACGGCGGGCGCGAAGAAGGTTCTGATTTCGGCCCCGGGCAAGGGCGTCGACCTCACCGTCGTCTACGGCGTCAACCACAAACTGCTCGAAGCCGGACACACCGTCGTCTCAAACGCATCGTGCACGACCAACTGCTTGGCCCCGATCGTCAAGGTGATGCATGAGGCGATCGGCATCGAGCGCGGGCTGATGCTGACGATCCACAGCTACACCAACGACCAGGCGCTGCTCGACCAGATGCATAAGGACCCACGCCGCGCCCGCGCCGCCGCGGTATCGATGATCCCGACAAGCACGGGTGCGGCCAAGACCGTCGGCGAGGTCATCCCCGAGTTGAAGGGCAAGCTCGACGGCATCTCGATCCGCGTGCCGACGCCGAACGTCAGCCTCGTCGACTTCACCTTCACGCCGTCGCGCGACACGACGATCGAGGAAGTCAACGCCGCACTCAAGGCTGCATCCGAAACCGCTGATTTCAAGGGCATTCTCAATTACAGCATCGAGCCGCTGGTCAGCCGCGACTACAACGGCGATCCGGCGTCGTCGACGATCGACAGCCTCGAGACGACCGTCCTCGACAAGAAGCTCGTCCGTGTCGTCAGCTGGTACGACAATGAATGGGGCTTCTCGAACCGCATGGTCGACACCACGCTGCTGATGGGCAGCCTCGTATAG
- the tkt gene encoding transketolase, with amino-acid sequence MSVPNRQMANAIRALAMDAVERANSGHPGMPMGMADAATALFTRHLKYDPAQPKWADRDRFVLSAGHGSMLIYALLYLTGYTRPTISDIENFRQLGSPCAGHPENFELEGVETTTGPLGQGLATAVGMAIAERHLNAVYGDALVDHHTYVIAGDGCLMEGISHEAIGLAGHLGLGRLIVMWDDNRISIDGPTSLSTSEDTAKRFDAAGWHVLACDGMDFDAVDAALTAAKADPRPTLIACRTTIGFGAPKKAGTSGAHGSPLGAAEIAGAREALGWTAEPFVVPDEIFAAWRDAGKRGVAARAAWDARLASADEHVRAGFVRRLSGTPPQAAYDAIDAHIAGLIAAPQTIATRKASELVLDVVTPVAPGMIGGSADLTGSNNTKTKALQPLTRDSYDGRYIYYGIREFGMAAAMNGIALHGQCLPFGGTFLVFSDYMRNAIRMSALQQTRVIYVLTHDSIGLGEDGPTHQPVEHLLSLRAIPNLAVYRPADAVETAECWALAIADAHRPSVLALSRQNLPQLRLTAAANQSALGGYTLRAATAERRVVLIATGSEVHIALAAADRLEADGIGADVVSMPCCERFEDQTAMYRASVLPDGVLTCSVEAGVTLGWERYTGRDGLRFGIDSFGASAPIDTLYDKFGLTAPAIAARISSHFKE; translated from the coding sequence ATGTCCGTACCCAACCGCCAAATGGCGAATGCGATCCGCGCGCTGGCGATGGATGCGGTGGAGCGTGCAAATTCGGGGCACCCCGGCATGCCGATGGGGATGGCCGACGCCGCGACGGCGCTGTTCACGCGTCACCTCAAGTACGATCCCGCCCAGCCGAAATGGGCCGACCGCGACCGCTTCGTCCTGTCGGCGGGGCACGGCTCGATGCTGATCTATGCGCTGCTGTACCTGACCGGCTACACCCGCCCGACGATTTCCGACATCGAAAATTTCCGCCAGCTCGGGTCGCCCTGCGCCGGACATCCCGAGAATTTCGAGCTTGAAGGCGTCGAGACGACGACCGGCCCGCTCGGGCAGGGGCTCGCCACCGCCGTCGGCATGGCGATCGCCGAACGCCACCTCAACGCGGTCTACGGCGACGCGCTGGTCGACCATCACACCTATGTCATCGCCGGCGACGGTTGCTTGATGGAGGGCATCAGCCACGAGGCGATCGGCCTCGCGGGGCACCTCGGCCTCGGACGGCTCATCGTGATGTGGGACGACAACCGCATATCGATCGATGGGCCGACGAGCCTGTCGACCAGCGAAGATACCGCCAAGCGGTTCGACGCCGCCGGGTGGCACGTCCTCGCTTGCGATGGGATGGACTTCGACGCGGTCGACGCGGCGCTGACCGCAGCGAAGGCCGATCCGCGCCCGACGCTGATCGCGTGCCGGACGACGATTGGCTTCGGCGCGCCGAAAAAGGCGGGGACGAGCGGCGCGCATGGTTCGCCGCTCGGTGCTGCCGAGATCGCCGGAGCCCGTGAGGCGCTCGGCTGGACGGCTGAACCGTTCGTCGTTCCCGACGAGATCTTCGCCGCTTGGCGCGATGCCGGAAAGCGCGGCGTCGCAGCGCGTGCGGCATGGGATGCGCGCCTTGCGAGCGCTGACGAGCACGTCCGTGCGGGCTTCGTGCGCCGGTTGAGCGGCACGCCGCCGCAGGCCGCCTACGACGCGATCGACGCGCATATCGCCGGGCTGATCGCCGCGCCGCAGACGATCGCGACGCGCAAGGCGTCCGAACTCGTGCTCGACGTCGTCACCCCCGTTGCCCCCGGGATGATCGGCGGATCAGCCGACCTGACGGGATCGAACAACACCAAGACCAAGGCTTTACAGCCGCTTACGCGCGACAGTTATGACGGGCGCTACATTTATTACGGCATCCGCGAGTTCGGCATGGCGGCGGCGATGAACGGCATCGCGCTGCATGGCCAGTGCCTGCCGTTTGGCGGCACCTTCCTCGTTTTCTCGGACTACATGCGCAACGCGATCCGCATGTCGGCACTCCAGCAGACCCGCGTGATCTACGTCTTGACCCACGACAGCATCGGCCTCGGCGAGGACGGCCCGACCCATCAGCCGGTCGAGCATCTGCTGTCGCTCCGCGCGATCCCGAACCTCGCGGTCTATCGCCCCGCCGATGCGGTCGAGACCGCCGAGTGCTGGGCGCTGGCGATTGCCGATGCCCACCGTCCGTCGGTGCTCGCGCTGTCGCGGCAGAATCTGCCGCAGCTTCGCCTCACAGCCGCAGCGAACCAGTCGGCGCTCGGGGGGTACACGCTACGCGCCGCGACCGCCGAGCGCCGCGTCGTGCTGATCGCCACTGGCTCCGAGGTCCACATCGCGCTCGCCGCCGCCGACCGCCTCGAAGCCGACGGGATCGGCGCCGACGTCGTCTCGATGCCGTGCTGCGAGCGCTTCGAGGACCAGACCGCGATGTACCGAGCGAGCGTCCTCCCCGACGGCGTTTTGACGTGTTCGGTCGAGGCGGGCGTCACCCTCGGCTGGGAGCGCTATACCGGCCGCGACGGGCTGCGCTTCGGCATTGACAGTTTCGGCGCCTCGGCCCCGATCGACACACTATATGACAAGTTCGGCCTGACCGCGCCGGCAATCGCCGCGCGGATCAGCAGTCATTTCAAGGAGTAG